The Candidatus Saccharibacteria bacterium oral taxon 488 genome has a segment encoding these proteins:
- a CDS encoding UDP-N-acetylglucosamine 1-carboxyvinyltransferase: MSMNDYLQKIGVIITENRNRKGLTQTQLAEAIGTSQSAINRIENGGQNISVEMLVRISDVLNCNIVTLNHSGKMNFRVHGGKKLSGDILVKTSKNAAVGLLCASLLNKGKTTLRHVARIEEVNRIIEVLNSIGVKTRWLRKNDLEIIPPARLRLEDMDIAAAKRTRTVIMFLGPLLHQYHDFRLPFAGGCNLGKRTVEPHLSGLKHFGMQVEAEGGYYHARVEPTTGDRIILLTERGDTVTENVIMAAALSPDTTIIRNASPNYMVQDVCFFLQKLGVTIEGIGTTTLKITGRSHINTTVDYYPSEDPIEAMSFIAAAVVTDSEITVRRAPIEFLEIELATLAEMGLQYELSEEYAANNGRTRLVDITLKHSKLVAPKDKIHALPFPGINMDNLPFLGLIATVAKGRTLVHDWSYENRAIYFTELSKLNAQIELVDPHRVYITGPTRWKPADVVAPPALRPSVVVLLAMLAAPGVSILRDVYSINRGYEELAQRLNSLGAEIEVITE; this comes from the coding sequence ATGAGCATGAATGACTATCTCCAAAAAATCGGCGTTATTATCACTGAAAATCGTAATCGCAAAGGCCTCACCCAGACACAACTAGCTGAGGCCATTGGTACATCACAAAGTGCCATCAATCGCATTGAGAACGGCGGTCAGAATATTAGTGTCGAGATGCTAGTGAGGATTAGCGATGTACTTAACTGTAACATCGTTACGCTCAATCACTCGGGCAAGATGAACTTTCGGGTGCATGGCGGTAAAAAACTTTCTGGTGATATATTGGTCAAAACGAGCAAGAATGCGGCCGTGGGGCTGCTCTGTGCCAGCTTGCTTAACAAGGGAAAAACGACGCTGCGTCATGTGGCGCGTATCGAAGAGGTTAACCGGATCATTGAGGTGCTCAACTCGATTGGCGTTAAAACCCGTTGGCTGCGAAAGAACGACCTGGAGATTATACCACCGGCGCGGCTGAGGCTGGAGGATATGGATATCGCTGCCGCTAAGCGCACGCGTACCGTGATCATGTTCCTTGGCCCACTACTTCATCAATATCATGATTTTCGGCTGCCATTTGCCGGTGGCTGTAATCTCGGTAAGCGCACGGTGGAGCCACACCTGTCGGGCCTGAAGCATTTTGGGATGCAGGTAGAGGCTGAGGGTGGGTACTATCATGCGCGCGTCGAGCCGACAACGGGCGATCGGATAATTTTATTGACTGAACGCGGCGACACGGTGACGGAAAACGTTATCATGGCGGCGGCTCTGTCGCCAGACACCACCATCATCCGCAACGCCAGCCCGAACTACATGGTGCAGGATGTGTGTTTCTTCTTGCAGAAATTGGGCGTGACCATTGAAGGAATTGGTACAACGACGCTAAAAATCACGGGCCGGTCGCACATCAATACGACAGTCGATTATTACCCGTCTGAAGACCCGATCGAGGCGATGAGCTTTATCGCGGCGGCCGTGGTGACTGATTCAGAAATCACGGTGCGCCGGGCGCCAATTGAGTTTCTGGAAATTGAGCTGGCAACATTGGCTGAGATGGGTTTGCAATATGAGTTAAGTGAGGAATATGCAGCCAACAACGGTCGTACTCGCTTGGTGGATATCACGCTGAAACACTCCAAGTTGGTTGCGCCAAAGGACAAGATTCACGCGCTGCCGTTTCCGGGGATTAATATGGACAACCTGCCGTTCTTGGGGCTGATTGCGACCGTCGCTAAAGGCCGGACATTGGTGCACGACTGGAGTTACGAGAACCGAGCGATTTATTTCACCGAGCTGAGTAAATTGAACGCACAGATCGAACTGGTTGACCCGCATCGGGTGTATATCACTGGCCCGACCAGGTGGAAGCCCGCTGATGTCGTGGCACCGCCAGCGCTGCGGCCGTCGGTTGTGGTACTACTCGCCATGTTAGCGGCGCCGGGCGTGTCAATCTTGCGCGATGTGTATTCAATCAATCGCGGCTACGAGGAACTAGCGCAGCGGCTTAATTCGCTGGGTGCAGAGATTGAAGTTATCACCGAGTAG
- a CDS encoding aminotransferase class I/II-fold pyridoxal phosphate-dependent enzyme has protein sequence MQDTQVANLIAAEIKRQQRGIELIPSENYVSTSVLKVLGSVFTNKYSEGYPGRRYYGGQENTDQIEQLAIDRAKQLFGADHANVQPHSGAQANEAVYYAWCEPGDTILAMDLAHGGHLTHGAPVTRSAREYTFVRYGIKDVETGEIDYEEIRRLALEHRPKIILAGFSAYPRELDYAKFAEIGNEVGAMLMADMSHIAGLIVGGVAKNPFDYGFHIITTTTHKTLRGPRGGLILSKGVVGNPLKRPEKTLENLPTLIDRAVFPGTQGGPHMHTIAAKAVAFGEALRPEFTEYAQQIVKNAAVLADELKRGGLKLVTGGTSNHLVLADIYGSFGIDGKIAQERLEASGITANANAIPNDTLPPFRPSGLRLGTPAVTTRGMTEAEVKQIAKWIITAITAEDPTEYTKIRQQTTSLAARFPLPYN, from the coding sequence ATGCAAGATACGCAGGTCGCCAATTTAATTGCGGCAGAAATAAAACGGCAACAACGGGGTATTGAACTGATCCCAAGCGAAAATTACGTTTCAACTAGTGTACTCAAAGTACTGGGCAGCGTCTTTACCAACAAATATTCTGAGGGTTACCCCGGACGACGCTATTACGGCGGACAAGAAAACACCGACCAAATTGAACAGCTGGCGATTGACCGCGCTAAACAGCTATTCGGCGCTGATCACGCCAATGTCCAGCCGCACTCCGGCGCCCAGGCCAACGAGGCGGTGTATTATGCGTGGTGCGAGCCGGGCGATACCATTCTGGCGATGGATTTGGCGCACGGCGGACACCTGACGCATGGCGCGCCAGTCACCCGCTCAGCCCGTGAGTATACCTTCGTCCGCTACGGCATCAAGGATGTTGAGACTGGCGAAATTGACTATGAAGAAATTCGCCGATTGGCGCTAGAACATCGGCCAAAAATCATCTTGGCGGGCTTCTCGGCCTATCCGCGCGAGCTGGATTACGCCAAGTTTGCCGAGATTGGCAACGAAGTTGGCGCTATGTTGATGGCGGATATGAGCCACATCGCTGGATTAATCGTTGGTGGCGTGGCTAAAAATCCGTTTGACTACGGCTTTCATATTATCACCACTACCACACACAAAACCTTGCGCGGTCCGCGTGGCGGCTTGATTTTGTCAAAAGGTGTGGTCGGCAATCCTTTGAAGCGACCAGAAAAAACTTTGGAAAACTTGCCAACACTGATTGACCGGGCGGTCTTCCCTGGCACTCAAGGTGGCCCGCACATGCACACCATCGCTGCCAAAGCAGTCGCCTTTGGCGAGGCGCTACGCCCAGAGTTCACGGAATACGCCCAGCAAATCGTAAAGAATGCAGCCGTTCTGGCAGATGAATTAAAGCGCGGCGGCCTGAAATTGGTAACAGGTGGCACCAGCAACCATCTAGTGTTGGCAGATATCTATGGCAGCTTCGGCATTGATGGTAAAATTGCTCAGGAGCGGCTAGAGGCCAGCGGCATCACCGCCAACGCCAATGCCATCCCCAACGACACCCTACCGCCATTCCGTCCCAGCGGCCTGCGCCTCGGCACGCCAGCGGTGACGACACGCGGCATGACGGAGGCGGAGGTCAAACAGATTGCCAAGTGGATTATCACAGCGATAACCGCAGAGGACCCGACAGAATACACAAAAATCAGGCAACAAACCACTAGCCTTGCGGCGCGTTTTCCGCTACCATATAACTAA
- a CDS encoding prepilin-type N-terminal cleavage/methylation domain-containing protein, with translation MISSNKTKGFTLVELLIVIVVIAILAAISIAAYNGVSNKARDGERLASARDIINAAAVYNSEKGHWPTIAELGSFNTIKLSDQIKSRLGTTAPSPSDRSKYKYELCGTAPGFTGAKVTYWKEVIDGHETHEKTVSSGSGC, from the coding sequence ATGATTTCTTCAAACAAAACTAAAGGTTTCACATTGGTTGAGCTCTTGATCGTGATCGTGGTCATCGCTATCTTGGCTGCTATTTCGATAGCAGCATACAATGGTGTATCCAACAAAGCTCGAGACGGTGAAAGACTAGCCAGTGCACGCGACATCATCAACGCCGCCGCCGTGTATAACTCAGAAAAGGGTCATTGGCCGACAATAGCAGAGCTGGGGTCGTTCAATACCATCAAACTATCCGACCAGATAAAGAGTCGCCTCGGAACCACTGCACCAAGCCCAAGCGACAGGAGTAAGTATAAGTACGAGCTATGTGGAACTGCGCCGGGCTTTACTGGCGCAAAAGTTACCTACTGGAAAGAGGTAATTGATGGACACGAGACTCACGAGAAAACAGTAAGTAGTGGTAGCGGCTGTTAA